One Struthio camelus isolate bStrCam1 chromosome 28, bStrCam1.hap1, whole genome shotgun sequence genomic region harbors:
- the RNF41 gene encoding E3 ubiquitin-protein ligase NRDP1, with protein MGYDVARFQGDVDEDLICPICSGVLEEPVQAPHCEHAFCNACITQWFSQQQTCPVDRSVVTVAHLRPVPRIMRNMLSKLQITCDNAVFGCTAVVRLDNLMSHLNDCEHNPKRPVTCEQGCGLEMPKDELPNHNCIKHLRSVVQQQQTRIAELEKTSAEHKHQLAEQKRDIQLLKAYMRAIRSVNPNLQNLEETIEYNEILEWVNSLQPARVTRWGGMISTPDAVLQAVIKRSLVESGCPTSIINELIENAHERNWPQGLATLETRQMNRRYYENYVAKRIPGKQAVVVMACENQHMGEDMVLEPGLVMIFAHGVEEI; from the exons ATGGGGTATGATGTAGCACGCTTTCAGGGGGATGTTGATGAAGACCTTATATGCCCCATCTGCAGCGGGGTCCTGGAGGAGCCAGTGCAG GCTCCTCACTGCGAACACGCCTTCTGCAATGCCTGCATCACCCAGTGGTTTTCCCAGCAGCAGACGTGCCCCGTGGACCGCAGTGTAGTGACGGTTGCCCACCTCCGCCCTGTCCCGCGGATCATGCGTAATATGCTCTCAAAGCTGCAGATCACTTGCGACAACGCTGTTTTCGGCTGTACGGCAGTAGTGCGACTTGACAACCTGATGTCTCACCTCAATGACTGCGAGCACAATCCAAAGCGCCCAGTGACTTGCGAGCAGGGATGCGG CTTGGAAATGCCCAAAGATGAGCTGCCAAACCACAACTGCATCAAGCATTTAAGATCtgtggtgcagcagcagcagacgaGAATTGCTGAGCTGGAGAAGACTTCGGCAGAACACAAACATCAGCTAGCAGAGCAG AAACGGGACATTCAGTTGCTGAAGGCCTATATGCGAGCCATCCGCAGTGTCAACCCTAACCTGCAGAACCTGGAAGAGACCATTGAATACAATGAAATCCTGGA GTGGGTGAACTCCCTCCAGCCAGCCCGGGTGACGCGGTGGGGCGGAATGATCTCCACTCCGGATGCAGTGCTGCAGGCCGTCATCAAGCGCTCGCTGGTGGAGAGCGGCTGCCCCACATCCATCATCAACGAGCTGATCGAGAACGCCCACGAGCGGAACTGGCCGCAGGGCCTGGCCACGCTGGAAACCCGCCAGATGAACCGGCGGTATTACGAGAACTATGTGGCCAAGCGCATCCCTGGCAAGCAGGCCGTGGTGGTGATGGCCTGTGAAAACCAGCACATGGGTGAGGACATGGTGCTAGAGCCAGGACTGGTGATGATATTTGCACACGGAGTGGAGGAAATATAA